One genomic window of Leptospira saintgironsiae includes the following:
- a CDS encoding VOC family protein, with protein MRPFKILGVQQIAVGGDSKDKLKKFWVDTLGLQNIGSFRSEKENVDEDILQMGKGPYAVEVDIMEPVDPSKSPKVNDPKLNHIGLWVDDIRKAVEWLSAQGVRFTPGGIRKGAGGHDVTFIHPKGNEEFPLSGEGVLVELVQAPKEVIEALG; from the coding sequence ATGAGACCGTTTAAAATTCTGGGAGTGCAGCAAATCGCAGTCGGCGGAGATAGTAAGGATAAACTTAAAAAGTTTTGGGTAGATACTCTCGGATTGCAAAACATTGGTTCTTTTAGAAGTGAAAAAGAGAACGTAGATGAGGATATCCTACAGATGGGCAAGGGTCCTTACGCTGTAGAAGTAGATATCATGGAGCCTGTGGATCCAAGTAAAAGTCCGAAAGTGAATGATCCTAAATTGAATCATATCGGACTTTGGGTAGATGATATTCGCAAAGCAGTCGAATGGTTAAGCGCTCAAGGAGTTCGTTTTACTCCTGGTGGGATCCGCAAAGGTGCTGGTGGTCACGATGTGACTTTTATCCATCCAAAAGGAAATGAAGAATTTCCACTTAGTGGAGAGGGGGTTCTTGTAGAACTCGTGCAAGCTCCTAAAGAAGTGATCGAAGCATTAGGCTAA
- a CDS encoding endonuclease/exonuclease/phosphatase family protein → MKLFKRILLVLLSVFALLLLLVYFSTFHPSDLESVQVKCEEGAPSLESSEQIKVFSWNVQYFAGRNRVFWYDVPNETGPDTGPSREEIESTLKKVANVILERDPDFVLFQEVDDGAKKTYSENQSERILPLLSDKYPCQTEAFYWKAGFVPHPKIMGPVGMKLTIFSKYKILSASRHQLPTPPADPITKQLQLKRAILEASIDVKDKQPLVLLNTHLDAFSMGTDTMQRQVAFIENLLEKLDSEKSEWVLAGDFNLLPPGFSRKHLHPNGAYYYSDDEEISPLFKKWNSTVSLEELNGPNQEKFYTHVPNDPQIAKPDRTIDYMFYSKGLTKKEYKVLKEGEALESSDHLPLEGTFSLESR, encoded by the coding sequence TTGAAATTATTCAAAAGAATCCTTCTGGTTTTGCTAAGTGTTTTCGCGTTATTACTTCTGTTAGTTTATTTTTCCACATTCCATCCATCAGACTTGGAATCAGTACAAGTAAAATGTGAAGAAGGTGCTCCAAGCCTGGAGTCCTCAGAACAGATCAAAGTATTCTCTTGGAACGTACAATATTTCGCAGGAAGAAATCGTGTATTTTGGTATGATGTTCCTAACGAAACTGGACCAGATACCGGTCCATCCAGAGAAGAGATCGAATCTACTCTCAAAAAAGTAGCGAATGTCATCTTAGAAAGAGATCCTGATTTTGTTTTATTCCAAGAAGTGGATGATGGAGCTAAAAAAACTTACTCCGAAAATCAATCAGAAAGAATTCTCCCTTTGCTCTCTGATAAATACCCATGCCAGACAGAAGCGTTTTATTGGAAGGCAGGTTTTGTTCCTCATCCGAAGATCATGGGCCCTGTTGGAATGAAGCTGACTATATTCAGTAAATATAAAATTCTTTCTGCTTCTCGCCATCAGCTTCCTACTCCTCCTGCAGATCCTATCACTAAACAATTACAATTAAAACGTGCGATCTTAGAAGCTTCTATAGATGTAAAAGATAAACAACCTTTGGTTCTTTTAAATACACATTTGGATGCATTCTCCATGGGAACTGATACAATGCAAAGACAGGTTGCATTTATAGAGAACTTATTGGAAAAATTAGATTCTGAAAAATCGGAATGGGTTTTAGCAGGAGATTTTAATCTTCTTCCTCCAGGTTTTTCCAGAAAACACTTACATCCTAACGGAGCTTATTATTATAGCGACGATGAGGAAATTTCTCCCTTGTTCAAAAAATGGAATTCAACTGTAAGTTTGGAAGAATTGAACGGACCAAACCAGGAAAAATTTTATACTCATGTGCCTAACGATCCTCAAATTGCAAAACCGGATAGAACCATAGATTATATGTTCTATTCTAAAGGTTTAACTAAGAAAGAATATAAAGTATTAAAAGAAGGGGAGGCCTTGGAATCCAGTGACCATCTTCCTTTAGAAGGAACCTTCTCCTTGGAATCTCGTTAA